In the Setaria italica strain Yugu1 chromosome VI, Setaria_italica_v2.0, whole genome shotgun sequence genome, one interval contains:
- the LOC101780576 gene encoding transmembrane protein 18 — protein MAEEAAAAGSSVVGRAVEEVRSALNEHADVVAELFGRVSSELRTGFAPAVDSFIGFFHAVDWKEPWLISMLTFHAILLLVTIISRRNVNFQLILSALTFSGVFLAERINTFLGQNWKSFSSQNYFDSQGLFISVVWSGPLLLITILILVNTLVTLCMLIVRWKRAELRHRARQARNKQD, from the exons ATGGCGGAGGAGGCTGCCGCCGCGGGGTCGTCGGTGGTCGGGCGTGCTGTGGAGGAGGTGCGCTCCGCCCTCAATGAGCACGCCGACGTCGTAGCCGAGCTCTTCGGCCGCGTCTCCTCCGAGCTTCGCACCGGCTTCGCACCAGCCGTCGACTCCTTCATCGGATTCTTCCACGCCGTCGACTGGAAG GAGCCTTGGTTGATCAGCATGCTAACGTTTCATGCCATTCTGCTGCTGGTTACCATCATCTCGAGGAGAAATGTCAATTTCCAGCTTATCTTGTCAGCGTTAACAT TTTCTGGTGTATTTCTTGCTGAGAGAATAAACACCTTTCTAGGACAAAACTGGAAGAGCTTCTCTAGCCAAAACTATTTTGATTCCCAAGGCCTCTTCATTTCAGTTGTCTGGTCTGGTCCCCTCCTTTTGATAACAATCCTTATTTTG GTGAACACTCTTGTGACGCTCTGCATGCTGATCGTAAGGTGGAAAAGGGCAGAGCTCAGGCATCGTGCTCGCCAGGCTCGTAACAAGCAGGACTGA
- the LOC101780978 gene encoding indole-2-monooxygenase, protein MSGRLEVAYQLIMHATTPLLIMLMLIVPLLLPLLLNLAASSRRRGNNGGKKLPPSPPALPIIGHLHLVGDLPHVSLRDLAASHGRDGLMLLRLGAVPNLIVSSPSAARAVLRTHDHVFASRPASAIADALMYGPSSDMGFAPYGEHWRQARKLVTTHLFTVKKVHSYRHDREEEVRLVMAKMRESAAASTAAVDMSEAMNAFANDVVTRAVSGKLFWAEGRNKLFRELVGINAALFGGFNLEEYFPGLASSLGFLSRWFPRYRQARHAHKRWDELLETIISDHELERRHSISMPCRDFTDVLLSVQQEYGLTRDHTKAILIDLFNAGTDTSSLVLELAMAELMRNPQHMTKLQGEVRKHTPEGQEMVEEENLASMPYLRAVVKETLRLHPPAPLLLPHLAMADCTVVVGDGAYSIPSGTRVIVNAWAISRDPESWEKPDEFMPERFMDGGSAAAVDFKGNDFEFLPFGAGRRICPGLNFALATVEIMLANLLHCFEWELPNGMEAEDVDTTEVFGLTIHPKEKLMLFPKPRGTSTGGGHSMQAEAADPE, encoded by the exons ATGAGTGGCCGCCTGGAGGTGGCATACCAACTCATCATGCACGCCACCACACCTCTACTAATCATGCTCATGCTCATCGTCCCactcctcctcccgctgcttCTGAACTTGGCAGcaagcagccgccgccgtggcaACAACGGCGGCAAGAAGCTCCCGCCTTCCCCTCCAGCGCTGCCCATCATCGGCCACCTGCACCTCGTCGGCGACCTCCCGCACGTCTCCCTCCGCGACCTCGCCGCCAGCCACGGCCGCGACGGCCTCatgctcctccgcctcggcgccgtcCCCAACCTCATCGTGTCGTCCCCGAGCGCCGCGCGGGCGGTCCTGCGCACGCACGACCACGTCTTCGCCTCACGCCCAGCGTCCGCCATCGCCGACGCCCTCATGTACGGCCCATCGTCCGACATGGGCTTCGCCCCCTACGGCGAGCACTGGCGGCAGGCCAGGAAGCTCGTCACCACGCACCTCTTCACCGTCAAGAAGGTGCACTCCTACCGCCATGACCGCGAAGAAGAGGTGCGCCTGGTGATGGCCAAGATGcgggagtcggcggcggcgagcacggccgccGTGGACATGAGCGAGGCAATGAACGCCTTCGCCAACGACGTCGTGACCCGGGCCGTGTCGGGCAAGTTGTTCTGGGCAGAAGGCCGGAACAAGCTCTTCCGGGAGCTCGTTGGGATCAACGCAGCTCTGTTTGGAGGATTCAACCTGGAAGAGTACTTCCCGGGCCTAGCCAGCTCGCTAGGTTTTCTCAGCAGATGGTTCCCGCGCTACAGGCAGGCCCGCCACGCACACAAAAGGTGGGACGAGTTGCTTGAGACCATCATAAGCGACCACGAGCTCGAGAGAAGACACTCTATCTCCATGCCATGTCGTGACTTCACTGATGTGTTGCTCTCAGTTCAGCAGGAGTACGGTCTCACCAGAGATCATACCAAGGCCATCTTGATA GACTTGTTTAATGCGGGCACAGACACATCATCTTTGGTCCTGGAACTTGCCATGGCAGAGCTCATGCGCAACCCTCAGCACATGACCAAGCTGCAAGGTGAAGTCAGGAAGCACACACCAGAGGGGCAAGAAATGGTCGAGGAAGAGAACCTAGCCAGCATGCCCTACCTGAGGGCCGTCGTGAAGGAAACGCTAAGGTTGCACCCGCctgctccgctcctcctccctcacctCGCCATGGCGGACTGTACTGTCGTCGTCGGCGATGGCGCCTACTCCATACCCTCCGGCACTCGGGTCATCGTCAACGCATGGGCTATTAGTAGAGATCCAGAGTCATGGGAGAAGCCGGACGAGTTCATGCCGGAGAGGTTCATGGATGGTGGGAGTGCTGCGGCCGTCGACTTCAAGGGGAACGACTTTGAGTTCCTGCCATTTGGGGCTGGACGGAGGATTTGCCCTGGACTCAATTTTGCGTTGGCCACTGTTGAGATCATGCTAGCAAATCTCTTGCATTGCTTCGAATGGGAGCTGCCCAACGGCATGGAGGCCGAGGATGTCGATACGACGGAGGTGTTTGGATTGACAATCCATCCAAAGGAGAAGCTCATGCTTTTTCCGAAACCACGTGGAACTAGTACTGGTGGTGGTCACTCCATGCAAGCTGAGGCAGCTGATCCCGAGTGA
- the LOC101781388 gene encoding indole-2-monooxygenase, translated as MAQVVLQARHVLHEQAPAAVVSVLLIVCPLLAFLIVRRHRRPSTAREREQLLSKLPSPHSRLPIIGHLHLVGSLAHVSLRDLAARHGRDGLMLLRLGAVPTLIVSSPSAAQAVLRTHDHVFASRAYSPVTDILFYSSTDVAFAPYGEHWRQVRKISTAHLLTNRKVRSYRHAREQEVRLVVAKIREAAAAGTAMDLSDLLNSFTNDIVCHAVSGKFFREEGRNKLFRELVEANSSLIGGFNVEDYFPALVKLGIVKRMVCAKAHRVNKMWDDLLEKLIDDHASRPPASERDGEETDFIDVLLSVQQEYRLTRDHIKAQLAIMFGAGTDTSFIVLEYAMVELMQNPGLMNKLQAEVRNNIAKGKDMVTEEELNNLAYLKAVIKETLRLHMPAPLLLPHLSMAECDIEGYKIPAGTRAIVNSWALARDPSYWGNAEEFEPERFMEGGSAAAVDYKGNDFFYLPFGTGRRMCPGINFAISTTEIMLANLVYHFNWELPLELAEKGIDMTESFGVTVHRTQKLLLVPRLPVVPQD; from the exons ATGGCTCAAGTAGTGTTGCAGGCGCGCCATGTCCTCCATGAACAAGCGCCAGCAGCAGTAGTCTCCGTCCTGCTTATCGTCTGTCCTCTTCTCGCCTTCCTGATCGTGCGCCGCCATCGACGGCCATCGACggccagagagagagagcagctGCTGAGCAAGCTGCCTTCTCCCCACAGCAGGCTCCCCATCatcggccacctccacctcgtgGGCTCCCTCGCGCACGTCTCCCTCCGCGACCTCGCCGCCAGGCACGGCCGCGACGGCCTCatgctgctccgcctcggcgccgtcCCGACGCTCATCGTCTCCTCGCCGAGCGCCGCGCAGGCCGTCCTCCGCACGCACGACCACGTCTTCGCGTCCCGGGCATACTCCCCCGTCACCGACATCCTCTTCTACAGCTCCACGGACGTCGCCTTCGCCCCCTACGGCGAGCACTGGCGGCAGGTCAGGAAGATCTCCACCGCGCACCTCCTCACCAACCGGAAGGTCCGGTCCTACCGCCATGCGCGGGAGCAGGAGGTCAGGCTGGTCGTCGCCAAGATCcgcgaggcggccgccgccggcaccgccatGGATCTCAGCGACCTGCTCAACTCCTTCACCAACGACATCGTGTGCCACGCCGTGTCCGGCAAATTCTTCAGGGAGGAAGGCCGGAACAAGCTCTTCCGGGAGCTCGTCGAGGCCAACTCCTCGCTCATCGGCGGCTTCAACGTGGAGGACTACTTCCCGGCGCTGGTGAAGCTGGGCATCGTCAAGAGGATGGTGTGCGCCAAGGCCCACAGGGTGAACAAGATGTGGGACGACTTGCTCGAAAAGCTTATCGATGACCATGCAAGCAGGCCACCAGCGTCGGAACGCGACGGCGAGGAGACCGACTTCATCGACGTGTTGCTCTCAGTTCAGCAAGAGTACAGGCTCACGAGAGACCATATCAAGGCGCAGCTGGCT ATCATGTTCGGAGCTGGCACGGATACGTCATTCATCGTGCTGGAATATGCAATGGTTGAGCTCATGCAAAACCCTGGCCTCATGAACAAGCTACAAGCCGAGGTGAGAAACAATATAGCCAAGGGAAAAGACATGGTTACCGAAGAGGAGCTCAACAATCTCGCCTACCTCAAGGCAGTCATCAAGGAGACACTCCGACTCCATATGCCGGCACCTCTCCTTTTGCCCCACCTCTCCATGGCCGAATGCGACATAGAGGGCTACAAGATACCAGCAGGGACGCGTGCCATCGTCAACAGCTGGGCTCTTGCAAGGGATCCTAGCTATTGGGGAAACGCGGAGGAGTTTGAGCCTGAGCGATTCATGGAAGGTGGTAGCGCCGCAGCTGTGGACTATAAGGGAAATGATTTCTTCTACTTGCCATTTGGGACCGGGCGGAGGATGTGCCCTGGCATAAACTTTGCAATTTCCACAACCGAGATCATGCTAGCAAACCTTGTCTACCACTTCAACTGGGAGCTACCACTAGAATTAGCAGAGAAAGGCATTGATATGACTGAATCATTCGGGGTGACAGTGCATCGCACACAGAAGCTCCTCCTTGTCCCCCGACTCCCCGTAGTGCCACAAGATTAA